One window of Triticum dicoccoides isolate Atlit2015 ecotype Zavitan chromosome 5A, WEW_v2.0, whole genome shotgun sequence genomic DNA carries:
- the LOC119300141 gene encoding phenylacetaldehyde reductase-like yields the protein MDDSMSGATAVAALVASGALHGARDVRGGAGCGLRGRAQDVRGGAGAANVLIDGAPPPPHGHGCSSKNAHLKVLEGAEERLQLVKADLLDYHSVASAIAGCDGVFHVACPVPSGRSTDHEAEIIAPAVTGTLNMLKACHEAKVKRVVMVSSGAAVVANPNWPKGKACDEEIWSDEGYCRKNGDWYYLSKTLAEREAFAYAAKTGLDIVTICPSLVIGPLMQSTVNSSSKVLLNYLKGKLGEMVQTDGQSCGALQAVLLIRPFNSSSPISLSVGGSSSGLQHGSRQHERRR from the exons ATGGACGACTCCATGAGCGGGGCCACCGCCGTCGCGGCGCTCGTGGCCAGCGGCGCACTCCACGGGGCTCGGGACGTCCGCGGCGGCGCGGGCTGTGGACTGAGAGGCAGGGCTCAGGACGTCCGCGGCGGCGCAG GAGCAGCAAATGTGCTCAT CgatggcgctcctcctcctcctcatggccACGGGTGCAGCAGTAAGAATGCCCATCTCAAGGTGCTAGAAGGTGCCGAAGAAAGGTTGCAGCTCGTCAAAGCTGACCTGCTGGACTATCACAGCGTAGCGTCGGCGATTGCCGGCTGTGATGGCGTCTTCCATGTCGCCTGCCCTGTCCCCTCCGGCCGATCAACCGACCACGAG GCAGAGATCATAGCTCCTGCTGTAACAGGCACACTGAACATGCTGAAGGCCTGCCATGAGGCGAAAGTTAAGCGAGTAGTCATGGTGTCTTCAGGTGCTGCAGTGGTCGCTAATCCTAACTGGCCCAAGGGCAAAGCCTGTGACGAAGAGATCTGGTCAGACGAGGGCTACTGCAGAAAGAATGGG GATTGGTATTACCTTTCCAAAACACTAGCGGAGCGCGAGGCTTTTGCTTATGCAGCAAAAACTGGGTTGGACATTGTAACTATTTGCCCATCATTGGTAATTGGACCCTTGATGCAGTCTACAGTAAATTCGAGCAGTAAAGTTCTCCTTAATTATTTGAAAG GAAAACTAGGAGAGATGGTGCAAACTGATGGCCAAAGTTGTGGTGCTTTGCAAG CAGTCTTGCTCATTCGGCCCTTCAACAGCAGTTCACCGATTAGTTTATCAGTCGGCGGCAGCAGCAGTGGTCTTCAGCACGGTAGCAGGCAACACGAGCGGAGAAGGTAG